In the genome of Pusillimonas sp. T7-7, the window TGCCACATTGTTACAGAATTGCGGTCGGCGCGTGAATGGGTGGCAGGGGCAAGACGGCTTTGTTGTGTGCAGCTGCAATCCTGTAAACTGCCGGATGTCACCACGCCCGAGCCTTGGGGTGGGCCGGGCCGCAGGGCATGCCGCCGTGCTTAGCTCCCGAATTCTCCTGTTTTGGCGATATACATGCATATTGATCCCGCCGTTTATGTACGCAACACGATACGTAGCGTTCCCGACTGGCCCAAGCCCGGCGTCACTTTCCGCGATATCACTCCAGTGCTGCAAGATCCCCGTTCATTCCGGGTACTGATCGATCTGTTCGTTTACCGTTATATGCGCCACAGGCTGGATCTGGTGGCGGGCGTCGATGCGCGCGGCTTCATTCTGGGCTCTGTGCTGGCTTATGAATTGAATCTGGGTTTCGTGCCTGTGCGCAAGAAAGGCAAGCTGCCATTTCGCACGGTGGCAGAAGAGTATTCGCTGGAATACGGTAATGCTTCTGTTGAGATGCACACCGATTCCGTCAGGCCTGGCCAGCGGGTATTGCTGATCGACGATCTGATCGCCACGGGGGGCACCATGCTGGCCGCGTCCAAGCTGCTGCAGCGCCTGGGCGCGAATGTGATAGAGGCTGCCGCGATTATCGATCTGCCTTATCTTGGTGGGTCGAAGGCCATGAAGGATACGGGGCTCGACATTTATACCGTGTGCAGCTTTGATGCGGAAGATGCTTGATTTATTAGCAGGCTTACCGCCTTACACCAATACGCGTTCGATGCCGCCGGCGTTGGCGTCGCGCACGTAGTCCTGCATCCAGTCCTTGCCCAGTATGTGGCGGGCCATTTCGACCACGATGTAGTCGGCGTCCATGCCGGTTTCGCCTTCGTAGCGCGACAGGCCCTGCAGGCATGATGGACAGGACGTCAGCATCTTTACTTCGCCTTGGAAGCCGTCGGCGCGTATCGTGGCTGTGTTCTTGGCCAGTTCCTCGGTCTTGCGGAAACGGACTTGCGTAGAAATGTCGGGGCGCGATACGGCCAGCGTGCCCGATTCGCCGCAGCAACGATCGGTCTTGATGGTGGTGTCGC includes:
- a CDS encoding adenine phosphoribosyltransferase, giving the protein MHIDPAVYVRNTIRSVPDWPKPGVTFRDITPVLQDPRSFRVLIDLFVYRYMRHRLDLVAGVDARGFILGSVLAYELNLGFVPVRKKGKLPFRTVAEEYSLEYGNASVEMHTDSVRPGQRVLLIDDLIATGGTMLAASKLLQRLGANVIEAAAIIDLPYLGGSKAMKDTGLDIYTVCSFDAEDA